The following DNA comes from Henckelia pumila isolate YLH828 unplaced genomic scaffold, ASM3356847v2 CTG_461:::fragment_3, whole genome shotgun sequence.
TCCCAGAATGTTACCATTCTCCAAAAACAAGCAAGCATACATACATCAGTCTCCCAATTTATCTACCAGAATGTATTTTTCTCAAAACGTTATTGTCGATGAATGTTATATCAAGTACTTGCCTTGTTAGCTATGTTGTTAGAAAGCCAGTCCAGCCCCTCATAAAGCCCCTCCCCTGAGGTAGCACATGTGCTCTGAATGTACCTGGAAAAGGGAAACCAGGTTCAAATTTGCACAAATCTAAATGAACAACACATACGAGTAGTTATATACAAGGAATCCATGCCAAGAATGTTTACCAGTGGCGTTGCCTGAGTGAGTGAAGGCCAAGCTTGTCAGTTATTTCAGCAGCATTCATAGCATTAGGCAGATCTTGTTTGTTTGCAAAAACGAGTAACACAGCATCTCTCAGCTCATCCTGAAAGAATGGCCAATAATTCGGACCAAGGAGTCGGTTTCATCTTTAACTTCAGGAAATTTGAAGGAATAATAACCAAACAACAGAATATATATCAATCATGTAAAATAAAACTCTTTCATAAAGAAAACTCATACCAACCACCGGGTAGACTGATACCTTTCAACTATCCTAAATTCAGAGTATAGTCCACTATTGTTTGGGTAAGTAAGGTCAGTGGAGAAATAGAACTAATGTTCCAAGAATCAGTCTAGGCGGAAGCCTAGGCGCAAGCCACAGGCCGACCGCATTGAAAAAGTGCTAGTCGGCCAGCCTAGGCCGCCTATGCGCTGACTAATCAGTTTAGGCGGCCCTAGGCGCCCAGGAAGGCTTTTAATTTGAGCTTTTAATTTAGAAGCCCAATACAAAAATAACTCTTgagctaattttttttgttttttaaacctatatattttttgtgttgGCCTTAAACAATACCCGGTTTTACAGGCCCTAAATTAATGCCCAACAAGAAAACCTATTTGTTGGCTCGCCCTAACAccaaacttcatcatcatctttCGATTTTCGATTTTCGATTGTCTCAAGGTTCTAAAATTCGCTAGGCGCTAGTCGGGTGCCAGACCAACGCCTAGCGCCTAGGCGAGGACTAGGCGCCGCTAGCGGATTCCTCGGGGCTCGGTATaacataataaatcaaatattataactCCAACACGATAACATCAAATTTAATATGAGTTAAAAATCACATAACTAATAAAATTCCACAAATTTGCTCTACTTCTTCTTCTCCATAAATTTCTCTACTTATTATTCTCtatatttttcttctcttttatttGGAAACGACGTTGAAAGGATTTTTGTGGAAGGGTAGCaaaatttttttgtcattttttttacTGGGCTTATgatttaaaagcaaaaaaaaataacaataataaaaaaataaaaaataaaatcattttcgCCTAGAGCATGCCTAAGGCCGCCTAGTGCCCGCCTAGGCTGGCTGACTAGCACTTTTTCGATGCGGTCGGCCGGCGCCTAGGCCGATTTTTAGAACACTGTATAGTCTTAACTTTCGAAGCAAGGGGGAGAAATCGATTTGTATGTACACATGGGTGGggtggtgtgtgtgtgtgtgtgtgtgtgtgtgtgtgtgtgtgtatgcataGTAAAATCGATAATGTCATATTAATGCTTCAATTTCTACTTAATCCATGGAATCCGCGTAGGAAGCCTAGCCGCTGGTCTGCCACCCGACTAGTGCCTAGCGAATTTTAGAACCTTGATAGAACTACAAGACATTCATAATTCGCACCAATGGTTCTGTATAATGGCCAATGGGTAGATTGCAATAGTACGTCTCTAAGTTCTAACCCACAAATATCACAGATGCAAGGAAGTgaaattgataaatattccttCACTCAACTTGCGCGCACAATAGCATTCAACCCCAGTTGCAATTCACATTTCAATTTATTGACATGCTCACATGATTATAGCTTGTAGATACATATGGCTAAGAGGTACAGAAATTGTGGCAAAATTATCACTATGTTGTGTTTCCTATCTTTAGGTCAAAGTGTCTACACGTTAATTGGTAATTTCTAATAGCAGCAGCAACATTTTGAGATGCAAAAAATCTTGCACAAATATACTGTGAATCAATCATCACGTGATGCAAGAACTTTAACCAAATCGATACTATTCCTCATggctagtatataattattccaGAGttcttgaaaaattttaaacattgTTAAAAAAATCAGTAAGCAGTTTTCACTGGGTAACATGTGGAACACAGTGAACAAGGAATTATCACCTCATTCAGCATCCTATGCAATTCGTCTCGTGCCTCAACAACCCGATCCCTATCATTGCTATCCACAACGAATATGAGGCCCTGTGTGTTCTGGAAGTAGTGCCTCCACAACGGGCGGATCTATAAATGAAAACAGCGAATTTAGGATATAGATAGTTGTCACAAGCATGAGAGTTTCATCAAATAGCCAAAATCATTTTAGCATCCAATGGGATGAAAAATACTAGAAACCGAAGGTGCATAAAGTCATTAAGTAAATTTGACTATTTGAGAGTTGAGATTTTTAAGATAAAACCATTTATTGGTCATGGAATATCACCTTGTCCTGACCTCCGACATCCCAAACGGTGAAGCTGATGTTCTTGTACTCGACAGTCTCGACATTGAAACCTGCACTCCAATTTAAAGCCAGAAAAAAATGAATACTGGGAAGCagatttaaaattcaaaaacaacatgatTGACTATTAAATTTTGGGA
Coding sequences within:
- the LOC140872367 gene encoding ADP-ribosylation factor 2-like isoform X2, yielding MGLTFTKLFSRLFAKREMRILMVGLDAAGKTTILYKLKLGEIVTTIPTIGFNVETVEYKNISFTVWDVGGQDKIRPLWRHYFQNTQGLIFVVDSNDRDRVVEARDELHRMLNEDELRDAVLLVFANKQDLPNAMNAAEITDKLGLHSLRQRHWYIQSTCATSGEGLYEGLDWLSNNIANKA
- the LOC140872367 gene encoding ADP-ribosylation factor 2-like isoform X1; amino-acid sequence: MGLTFTKLFSRLFAKREMRILMVGLDAAGKTTILYKLKLGEIVTTIPTIGFNVETVEYKNISFTVWDVGGQDKIRPLWRHYFQNTQGLIFVVDSNDRDRVVEARDELHRMLNEDELRDAVLLVFANKQDLPNAMNAAEITDKLGLHSLRQRHWYIQSTCATSGEGLYEGLDWLSNNIANKAST